In Daphnia magna isolate NIES linkage group LG6, ASM2063170v1.1, whole genome shotgun sequence, the following are encoded in one genomic region:
- the LOC116925541 gene encoding serine/threonine-protein phosphatase 2A regulatory subunit B'' subunit beta isoform X1: MKTRKMRKSPEPQPAGGGSNTTSPTSSPLPHPELTVQQKQHLRERNLQQHGAGGHHATSVGLPVQYTSTGIPIRPFLTRGSVAERVLIFEKCPTTIMTESATKSDKVTSAATAATAEKTKRAGSPAPQPWRHSNDVQTRVQGYAKDNNKENRSTSTSISSPRSTLRRQAKANNNLLLPRFYYPTGRPISKEQLDASLLRLAATFQQLPNCQASREHFGTIAKACGCPYYWKAILFIASGGEKLGHVTLETFTDFWGKIINNYHDEASRFVQLLTMINLNVTVSRTDNNLNTSMNNCTGSGRFYLIPEDFVPLVQDVVDTHPGLTFLKEAAEFHSRYVHTVIARIYYNVNRSWSGHITLTELRHSNLLATIRLLEEEEDINQITDYFSYEHFYVIYCKFWELDKDHDLFIDKKDLARHNDHALSSKMIDRIFSGAVTRGVAHNNRMVKFGNTNTNMNNQPRMSYTEFVWFLISEEDKRHSTAIEYWFRCMDLDGDGFLSMYELEYFYEEQLQRMESLGIETLPFEDCLCQMLDMIHPAVPGKISLNDLKRCQMTPIFFDTFFNLEKYLDHEQRDPFASQRDPDSENGDEILKISDWDRYAAEEYELLVAEEGGPDHGEDMFMREEMATGEEDGNDHSSLPLSMERDVIMADSDVNDGHDDYSPLSVHSSLGLGNAGHRSLFSVTPCSIEYQY, translated from the exons ATGAAGACGCGCAAAATGCGCAAATCGCCCGAACCGCAGCCGGCGGGTGGCGGATCGAACACGACCAGTCCGACGTCGTCTCCGTTGCCTCATCCGGAATTGACGGTGCAGCAGAAACAACATTTGCGCGAACGCAATCTGCAACAGCACGGCGCTGGTGGTCATCACGCGACGTCAGTCGGATTGCCTGTCCAGTACACGTCGACGGGCATCCCCATCCGGCCATTTTTGACGCGAGGCTCCGTCGCCGAGAGGGTtctcatttttgaaaaatgccCGACAACCATCATGACGGAATCGGCCACCAAATCGGACAAGGTGACCTCTGCTGCCACCGCCGCGACGGcagaaaaaacgaaacggGCCGGCAGCCCAGCACCGCAGCCTTGGCGACACTCCAACGACGTTCAGACTCGAGTGCAG GGCTATGCCAAGGataacaacaaagaaaaccgATCTACATCGACGAGCATTTCGTCGCCCAGGTCGACTCTTCGCCGCCAGGCGAAAGCCAACAACAATCTTCTTTTGCCCAG ATTTTACTACCCAACGGGACGACCCATCAGTAAAGAACAGCTGGATGCCTCGCTGTTAAGACTGGCCGCCACGTTTCAACAGCTGCCTAACTGCCAAGCCAGTCGTGAGCACTTTGGAACCATCGCCAAG GCTTGCGGCTGCCCTTATTACTGGAAAGCCATCTTGTTTATCGCAAGCGGTGGCGAAAAGCTTGGACATGTTACGCTGGAAACCTTCACCGACTTCTGGGGAAA AATCATCAACAACTATCACGACGAAGCTTCGCGATTTGTTCAACTCCTGACCATGATCAATCtgaatgtgaccgtgagcagAACAGACAACAATTTAAACACATCGATGAACAACTGTACCGGTTCTGGCCGGTTCTATCTAATACCAGAGGATTTCGTACCTCTTGTGCAAGACGTGGTCGACACCCATCCGGGATTGACCTTCCTCAAGGAGGCGGCGGAATTTCATTCGCGCTACGTTCACACG GTGATAGCCAGAATTTATTACAATGTCAACCGATCCTGGTCAGGCCACATCACTTTAACCGAACTGCGCCATTCGAATCTGTTGGCTACCATTCGCCTActggaagaagaggaagataTTAACCAAATCACTGACTACTTCAGTTACGAGCATTTCTACGTCATCTATTGCAAGTTTTGGGAACTCGATAAAGATCACGACCTCTTTATCGATAAGAAAGATCTGGCTCGTCACAACGATCACG CGTTGTCTTCTAAGATGATTGACCGGATATTCTCTGGAGCGGTCACTCGTGGAGTTGCCCATAATAATCGAATGGTCAAATTTGGCAATACCAACACCAATATGAACAATCAGCCGCGTATGAGTTACACCGAGTTTGTCTGGTTCCTCATCTCTGAAGAAGACAAGAGACACTCGACGGCTATCGAGTACTGGTTCAG GTGTATGGACCTGGACGGCGACGGTTTCCTTTCAATGTACGAACTGGAATATTTTTACGAGGAACAATTGCAACGGATGGAATCTTTAGGCATAGAAACATTGCCATTTGAAGATTGCCTGTGTCAG ATGTTAGACATGATTCATCCGGCTGTGCCCGGTAAAATCTCGCTGAACGACCTCAAACGTTGCCAGATGACACCCATCTTTTTCGACACGTTCTTCAACCTGGAAAAGTACCTGGATCACGAACAACGCGATCCGTTTGCATCGCAACGCGACCCCGATTCAGAGAATGGCGATGAAATACTCAAA ATTTCCGACTGGGATAGATACGCTGCCGAAGAATACGAACTCCTTGTGGCCGAAGAGGGTGGACCGGATCACGGCGAAGACAT GTTCATGCGGGAAGAAATGGCCACAGGCGAAGAGGACGGCAACgaccattcttctcttccctTATCGATGGAACGTGACGTCATTATGGCCGATTCAGATGTTAACGACGGCCATGACGATTATTCGCCCTTGTCGGTCCATTCAAGCCTGGGCCTCGGCAATGCTGGCCATCGTTCACTTTTCTCGGTCACGCCGTGCTCGATCGAATATCAATATTGA
- the LOC116925541 gene encoding serine/threonine-protein phosphatase 2A regulatory subunit B'' subunit beta isoform X3, whose product MVTLEIQGYAKDNNKENRSTSTSISSPRSTLRRQAKANNNLLLPRFYYPTGRPISKEQLDASLLRLAATFQQLPNCQASREHFGTIAKACGCPYYWKAILFIASGGEKLGHVTLETFTDFWGKIINNYHDEASRFVQLLTMINLNVTVSRTDNNLNTSMNNCTGSGRFYLIPEDFVPLVQDVVDTHPGLTFLKEAAEFHSRYVHTVIARIYYNVNRSWSGHITLTELRHSNLLATIRLLEEEEDINQITDYFSYEHFYVIYCKFWELDKDHDLFIDKKDLARHNDHALSSKMIDRIFSGAVTRGVAHNNRMVKFGNTNTNMNNQPRMSYTEFVWFLISEEDKRHSTAIEYWFRCMDLDGDGFLSMYELEYFYEEQLQRMESLGIETLPFEDCLCQMLDMIHPAVPGKISLNDLKRCQMTPIFFDTFFNLEKYLDHEQRDPFASQRDPDSENGDEILKISDWDRYAAEEYELLVAEEGGPDHGEDMFMREEMATGEEDGNDHSSLPLSMERDVIMADSDVNDGHDDYSPLSVHSSLGLGNAGHRSLFSVTPCSIEYQY is encoded by the exons ATGGTGACGTTAGAGATCCAG GGCTATGCCAAGGataacaacaaagaaaaccgATCTACATCGACGAGCATTTCGTCGCCCAGGTCGACTCTTCGCCGCCAGGCGAAAGCCAACAACAATCTTCTTTTGCCCAG ATTTTACTACCCAACGGGACGACCCATCAGTAAAGAACAGCTGGATGCCTCGCTGTTAAGACTGGCCGCCACGTTTCAACAGCTGCCTAACTGCCAAGCCAGTCGTGAGCACTTTGGAACCATCGCCAAG GCTTGCGGCTGCCCTTATTACTGGAAAGCCATCTTGTTTATCGCAAGCGGTGGCGAAAAGCTTGGACATGTTACGCTGGAAACCTTCACCGACTTCTGGGGAAA AATCATCAACAACTATCACGACGAAGCTTCGCGATTTGTTCAACTCCTGACCATGATCAATCtgaatgtgaccgtgagcagAACAGACAACAATTTAAACACATCGATGAACAACTGTACCGGTTCTGGCCGGTTCTATCTAATACCAGAGGATTTCGTACCTCTTGTGCAAGACGTGGTCGACACCCATCCGGGATTGACCTTCCTCAAGGAGGCGGCGGAATTTCATTCGCGCTACGTTCACACG GTGATAGCCAGAATTTATTACAATGTCAACCGATCCTGGTCAGGCCACATCACTTTAACCGAACTGCGCCATTCGAATCTGTTGGCTACCATTCGCCTActggaagaagaggaagataTTAACCAAATCACTGACTACTTCAGTTACGAGCATTTCTACGTCATCTATTGCAAGTTTTGGGAACTCGATAAAGATCACGACCTCTTTATCGATAAGAAAGATCTGGCTCGTCACAACGATCACG CGTTGTCTTCTAAGATGATTGACCGGATATTCTCTGGAGCGGTCACTCGTGGAGTTGCCCATAATAATCGAATGGTCAAATTTGGCAATACCAACACCAATATGAACAATCAGCCGCGTATGAGTTACACCGAGTTTGTCTGGTTCCTCATCTCTGAAGAAGACAAGAGACACTCGACGGCTATCGAGTACTGGTTCAG GTGTATGGACCTGGACGGCGACGGTTTCCTTTCAATGTACGAACTGGAATATTTTTACGAGGAACAATTGCAACGGATGGAATCTTTAGGCATAGAAACATTGCCATTTGAAGATTGCCTGTGTCAG ATGTTAGACATGATTCATCCGGCTGTGCCCGGTAAAATCTCGCTGAACGACCTCAAACGTTGCCAGATGACACCCATCTTTTTCGACACGTTCTTCAACCTGGAAAAGTACCTGGATCACGAACAACGCGATCCGTTTGCATCGCAACGCGACCCCGATTCAGAGAATGGCGATGAAATACTCAAA ATTTCCGACTGGGATAGATACGCTGCCGAAGAATACGAACTCCTTGTGGCCGAAGAGGGTGGACCGGATCACGGCGAAGACAT GTTCATGCGGGAAGAAATGGCCACAGGCGAAGAGGACGGCAACgaccattcttctcttccctTATCGATGGAACGTGACGTCATTATGGCCGATTCAGATGTTAACGACGGCCATGACGATTATTCGCCCTTGTCGGTCCATTCAAGCCTGGGCCTCGGCAATGCTGGCCATCGTTCACTTTTCTCGGTCACGCCGTGCTCGATCGAATATCAATATTGA
- the LOC116925541 gene encoding serine/threonine-protein phosphatase 2A regulatory subunit B'' subunit beta isoform X2, whose product MVNVRCQACQAKYRLLAAKRLNLLGLAFEARPQKPTPRFPYRPPIQRRPRSYIIQPNSLGYAKDNNKENRSTSTSISSPRSTLRRQAKANNNLLLPRFYYPTGRPISKEQLDASLLRLAATFQQLPNCQASREHFGTIAKACGCPYYWKAILFIASGGEKLGHVTLETFTDFWGKIINNYHDEASRFVQLLTMINLNVTVSRTDNNLNTSMNNCTGSGRFYLIPEDFVPLVQDVVDTHPGLTFLKEAAEFHSRYVHTVIARIYYNVNRSWSGHITLTELRHSNLLATIRLLEEEEDINQITDYFSYEHFYVIYCKFWELDKDHDLFIDKKDLARHNDHALSSKMIDRIFSGAVTRGVAHNNRMVKFGNTNTNMNNQPRMSYTEFVWFLISEEDKRHSTAIEYWFRCMDLDGDGFLSMYELEYFYEEQLQRMESLGIETLPFEDCLCQMLDMIHPAVPGKISLNDLKRCQMTPIFFDTFFNLEKYLDHEQRDPFASQRDPDSENGDEILKISDWDRYAAEEYELLVAEEGGPDHGEDMFMREEMATGEEDGNDHSSLPLSMERDVIMADSDVNDGHDDYSPLSVHSSLGLGNAGHRSLFSVTPCSIEYQY is encoded by the exons atggtgAACGTTCGGTGCCAAGCTTGCCAAGCGAAATATCGTTTATTGGCGGCGAAAAGACTCAATTTGTTGGGTCTGGCCTTTGAAGCCCGGCCTCAAAAACCCACACCCCGTTTCCCTTATCGGCCGCCTATTCAACGTCGTCCACGATCTTACATTATTCAACCAAACTCTCTG GGCTATGCCAAGGataacaacaaagaaaaccgATCTACATCGACGAGCATTTCGTCGCCCAGGTCGACTCTTCGCCGCCAGGCGAAAGCCAACAACAATCTTCTTTTGCCCAG ATTTTACTACCCAACGGGACGACCCATCAGTAAAGAACAGCTGGATGCCTCGCTGTTAAGACTGGCCGCCACGTTTCAACAGCTGCCTAACTGCCAAGCCAGTCGTGAGCACTTTGGAACCATCGCCAAG GCTTGCGGCTGCCCTTATTACTGGAAAGCCATCTTGTTTATCGCAAGCGGTGGCGAAAAGCTTGGACATGTTACGCTGGAAACCTTCACCGACTTCTGGGGAAA AATCATCAACAACTATCACGACGAAGCTTCGCGATTTGTTCAACTCCTGACCATGATCAATCtgaatgtgaccgtgagcagAACAGACAACAATTTAAACACATCGATGAACAACTGTACCGGTTCTGGCCGGTTCTATCTAATACCAGAGGATTTCGTACCTCTTGTGCAAGACGTGGTCGACACCCATCCGGGATTGACCTTCCTCAAGGAGGCGGCGGAATTTCATTCGCGCTACGTTCACACG GTGATAGCCAGAATTTATTACAATGTCAACCGATCCTGGTCAGGCCACATCACTTTAACCGAACTGCGCCATTCGAATCTGTTGGCTACCATTCGCCTActggaagaagaggaagataTTAACCAAATCACTGACTACTTCAGTTACGAGCATTTCTACGTCATCTATTGCAAGTTTTGGGAACTCGATAAAGATCACGACCTCTTTATCGATAAGAAAGATCTGGCTCGTCACAACGATCACG CGTTGTCTTCTAAGATGATTGACCGGATATTCTCTGGAGCGGTCACTCGTGGAGTTGCCCATAATAATCGAATGGTCAAATTTGGCAATACCAACACCAATATGAACAATCAGCCGCGTATGAGTTACACCGAGTTTGTCTGGTTCCTCATCTCTGAAGAAGACAAGAGACACTCGACGGCTATCGAGTACTGGTTCAG GTGTATGGACCTGGACGGCGACGGTTTCCTTTCAATGTACGAACTGGAATATTTTTACGAGGAACAATTGCAACGGATGGAATCTTTAGGCATAGAAACATTGCCATTTGAAGATTGCCTGTGTCAG ATGTTAGACATGATTCATCCGGCTGTGCCCGGTAAAATCTCGCTGAACGACCTCAAACGTTGCCAGATGACACCCATCTTTTTCGACACGTTCTTCAACCTGGAAAAGTACCTGGATCACGAACAACGCGATCCGTTTGCATCGCAACGCGACCCCGATTCAGAGAATGGCGATGAAATACTCAAA ATTTCCGACTGGGATAGATACGCTGCCGAAGAATACGAACTCCTTGTGGCCGAAGAGGGTGGACCGGATCACGGCGAAGACAT GTTCATGCGGGAAGAAATGGCCACAGGCGAAGAGGACGGCAACgaccattcttctcttccctTATCGATGGAACGTGACGTCATTATGGCCGATTCAGATGTTAACGACGGCCATGACGATTATTCGCCCTTGTCGGTCCATTCAAGCCTGGGCCTCGGCAATGCTGGCCATCGTTCACTTTTCTCGGTCACGCCGTGCTCGATCGAATATCAATATTGA